One window of Mediterraneibacter gnavus ATCC 29149 genomic DNA carries:
- a CDS encoding site-specific integrase, with protein sequence MTAKHPIKKAENGTYYFRANLGFHPITGKQIQKYKSGFKTKKEAREAYSKLMLTSTEELTEKKQQLSFQQFIEETYLPWYKTQVKESTYLNRRSTIQKHFSYFYKMTVDEIEPINVQNWQLELAKEFSPNYIRIVQGMLSIAFDRAVVLGLAKKNPSRMIGNIKSKKTKVDFWTLDEFQKVISLLYKGDYYEHYLFISYWLLFMTGMRIGEAAALQWSDINFETGLLSITKTLYYKTMDEYKFVEPKTQASIRTIYIDTDTIKELKAWQEVQQKVLKGCDLVLSYNGIPTSKHTLPRALEKLAGLAGVHRIKIHALRHSHASLLISMGENPLLIKERLGHEKIQTTSGTYGHLYPNTNVEVAKKLTGVLTYTPATTSVADYTSNQHTAIYHRTVE encoded by the coding sequence ATGACAGCAAAGCACCCTATTAAGAAAGCAGAAAACGGAACTTATTATTTTAGAGCAAACTTAGGTTTTCATCCGATTACCGGAAAACAGATTCAGAAATACAAAAGCGGATTCAAGACAAAAAAGGAAGCTAGAGAAGCATATTCAAAGCTTATGCTGACATCCACAGAGGAATTAACGGAAAAGAAACAGCAGCTATCCTTTCAACAGTTCATTGAAGAAACTTACCTGCCTTGGTATAAAACACAGGTAAAGGAAAGTACCTATCTGAACCGCCGTTCTACCATTCAGAAGCATTTTTCATACTTTTACAAAATGACGGTGGATGAGATAGAACCCATTAACGTCCAGAACTGGCAGCTTGAACTCGCAAAAGAATTTAGTCCAAACTATATCCGTATTGTACAGGGTATGCTCTCCATTGCCTTTGACAGAGCAGTTGTTCTCGGTCTTGCAAAGAAAAATCCGTCACGAATGATAGGAAACATCAAGAGCAAGAAAACAAAAGTGGATTTTTGGACACTGGATGAATTTCAAAAGGTAATTTCCCTGCTCTACAAGGGCGATTATTACGAACATTACCTTTTCATCTCATACTGGCTCCTGTTTATGACCGGAATGAGAATCGGAGAAGCCGCAGCCCTGCAATGGTCGGACATCAACTTTGAAACCGGACTTTTAAGTATAACGAAAACGCTGTACTATAAAACAATGGATGAATACAAATTTGTGGAACCAAAGACACAAGCCAGTATTCGCACTATCTATATTGACACAGATACCATTAAAGAATTAAAAGCATGGCAGGAAGTACAGCAAAAGGTTTTAAAGGGCTGCGACCTTGTACTAAGCTATAATGGGATTCCCACCAGTAAGCACACCCTCCCACGGGCATTAGAAAAGCTTGCTGGATTGGCAGGCGTACACCGTATCAAAATTCATGCACTCAGACATTCCCATGCTTCCCTGCTCATCAGTATGGGAGAAAATCCTTTATTGATTAAAGAACGTCTGGGGCATGAAAAGATACAGACCACGTCAGGAACCTATGGACATTTATATCCCAACACCAACGTGGAAGTTGCCAAAAAATTAACTGGCGTTCTCACTTATACTCCGGCAACAACCAGTGTTGCCGATTACACCAGCAATCAGCATACAGCAATCTATCACAGAACAGTTGAATAA
- a CDS encoding MarR family transcriptional regulator — protein sequence MDYQLELKQIVDFPRCRIYREFIQTLMKDRSIRTNGGSCLFYFLILCSYANYSSSYRNIEHLTYKVVPGEWICTLKELQTHFRQKFQHQVISILDTLVEQNLLTYSLHEKNKIIQYKIKDWPKDNTALSYNYPCKKDIGFFFFPIADVHKLIGLGKCSEMDALLDLWIHAVYNDSSVQGSDAGPVVYFRNQTGNPLFSYQELARRWKQSKSSVSRLLKKLEDTDMITLISYSGKHGSMVYLRNYLSVMFNISDVMIDKEEIAMKMQLPIHITEDTLPVKNNSECVSESITDEQIIVSQEGSCVPESHIKTIVRKVAEILEIQGISCCRCPKTKYILSPLSACKDSIYLYSLRIICPWGNAAYQFELKLKPETRNVPKVPAHTPPLRHTSPDFSEIPEALLRGGDV from the coding sequence ATGGATTATCAATTAGAATTAAAACAAATTGTGGATTTTCCACGCTGCCGAATTTACCGGGAATTTATACAGACACTTATGAAAGACAGAAGCATCCGTACCAACGGAGGTTCCTGTCTTTTTTATTTTCTCATTTTATGTTCTTATGCAAATTACAGTTCTTCTTATCGGAACATCGAACACCTTACTTACAAAGTTGTTCCTGGTGAATGGATCTGCACTCTTAAAGAACTTCAGACTCACTTTCGCCAAAAATTCCAGCACCAGGTCATATCCATACTGGATACCCTGGTTGAACAAAACCTTTTAACCTACTCACTGCACGAAAAAAATAAGATTATCCAATACAAGATAAAAGACTGGCCAAAAGACAATACTGCCCTTTCCTATAATTATCCGTGTAAAAAAGACATCGGTTTTTTCTTTTTTCCAATCGCAGATGTACATAAACTAATCGGACTAGGAAAATGTTCGGAAATGGATGCTCTTTTGGATCTTTGGATTCATGCAGTCTATAATGATTCATCTGTACAAGGCTCTGATGCCGGTCCGGTAGTATATTTTCGCAATCAGACTGGAAATCCCTTGTTCAGCTATCAGGAACTTGCAAGACGTTGGAAACAGTCGAAATCTTCTGTATCCCGTCTGCTAAAAAAACTTGAAGATACCGACATGATCACACTGATTTCCTATTCCGGGAAACATGGCAGCATGGTATATCTGCGTAATTATCTATCTGTTATGTTTAATATCAGCGATGTCATGATTGATAAGGAGGAAATTGCCATGAAAATGCAACTGCCAATACATATAACCGAAGACACCTTGCCTGTCAAAAACAATTCTGAATGCGTTTCAGAATCTATTACTGACGAGCAAATCATCGTTTCACAGGAAGGCTCCTGCGTTCCAGAATCACACATTAAAACCATTGTTCGCAAAGTCGCTGAAATACTGGAAATACAAGGCATTTCTTGCTGTAGATGCCCTAAAACGAAGTATATATTATCTCCATTATCAGCCTGCAAGGATAGTATATATCTATATTCACTACGTATTATCTGCCCCTGGGGAAACGCTGCTTATCAATTTGAATTAAAATTAAAACCTGAAACTCGCAATGTGCCCAAGGTTCCTGCCCATACTCCGCCCTTACGACATACCTCTCCCGATTTTTCAGAAATTCCAGAAGCTTTATTGAGAGGAGGCGATGTATAA
- the lanM gene encoding type 2 lanthipeptide synthetase LanM, with protein sequence MSAISGEEGQKFPIKIPFIINPKSVNMRVVYDYPVSKRNHNLAMLKGKFIQPSEFADKIIQGFKSAYLGAMEHTETLLKIIQQYSELEVRYLIRNTQQYVIVLSSSYHPELLMDGGARNLFFYSLINGNLQNENSKLLIEHEIEDLLSGDIPYFYFRGNKKSIYTWDGREVKNFFSKTALQQIEENIQYLSYKNLEQQIQYIKITFNMENAGTRKIKNERLKPALSNNIFKTAEELAKELLCKIGTNAIYSEDGTDVNWIGVKLFGIKENQWMIQALPNTLYDGTVGINLVFHLYERIYQDKKYHEICDVLDNRILRYIDTISDGKKSIAEFNTGVFCGEGSILYALNILYEIYDDSKYKLYFDKWLSCMETIISEDCLFDLISGNSGIVLVLINMYKKTGTPTYLQKAIQIAEQLIEDMVTDKGKVGWKSEVVPEVLAGFAHGNSGFIEMFSRLYEVYPQAKYLRVLSRLVEYENSLYSEKNNNWTDLRKFPEEDQNRDQPIAWCHGAAGILLSRLTLYNAIKNSGETALFQQVIKDISLAKNKLIEDGLHAGFCLCHGNMGNLLILKRYAEIFDDKQVRSICDSRFEQILEFLNDQNVLPTELYNPGFMTGLSGIAYALLKYTMPELPLIIGVEGIDDRNKD encoded by the coding sequence ATGAGTGCTATTAGTGGAGAAGAGGGACAAAAATTTCCGATAAAAATTCCATTTATTATTAATCCGAAATCTGTAAATATGAGAGTTGTCTATGATTATCCAGTATCGAAAAGAAATCATAATTTAGCAATGCTGAAAGGAAAGTTTATCCAACCTTCTGAATTTGCGGATAAAATTATCCAAGGGTTTAAGAGTGCATACTTGGGAGCAATGGAACATACAGAAACGCTATTGAAAATCATACAACAATATAGTGAGTTAGAGGTAAGGTATTTGATTAGAAATACACAGCAGTATGTAATTGTGTTGAGTAGTTCATATCATCCTGAATTATTGATGGATGGAGGTGCACGAAATTTATTTTTCTATTCTCTGATAAACGGAAATTTACAAAATGAAAATAGTAAATTACTTATTGAACATGAGATTGAAGATCTACTAAGCGGTGATATACCATATTTTTATTTTCGTGGGAATAAAAAAAGCATTTATACTTGGGATGGTAGAGAAGTAAAGAATTTCTTTAGTAAGACTGCTTTGCAGCAAATTGAGGAAAATATACAGTACTTGTCCTATAAAAATTTGGAACAGCAGATTCAATATATAAAAATTACTTTTAATATGGAGAATGCAGGAACAAGGAAAATAAAGAATGAAAGGTTAAAACCGGCTCTTTCTAATAATATATTCAAAACGGCAGAAGAATTGGCAAAAGAGTTGCTATGTAAAATAGGAACAAATGCGATTTATAGTGAAGATGGGACAGATGTTAACTGGATTGGTGTAAAGTTATTTGGAATAAAAGAAAATCAGTGGATGATCCAGGCACTACCGAATACATTATATGATGGCACGGTTGGGATTAATTTGGTATTTCATTTGTACGAAAGGATATATCAAGATAAGAAATATCATGAAATTTGTGATGTGTTAGATAATCGTATATTGCGGTATATAGATACTATAAGTGACGGAAAAAAGAGTATTGCAGAATTTAACACAGGAGTTTTTTGTGGTGAGGGTTCGATTCTATATGCATTAAATATTTTATATGAAATATATGATGATTCTAAGTATAAGTTATATTTTGACAAATGGCTAAGCTGCATGGAAACAATTATCTCAGAAGATTGTCTGTTCGATTTGATTTCGGGGAATTCCGGGATAGTATTGGTTCTAATTAATATGTATAAAAAAACAGGAACGCCTACTTATCTACAAAAAGCTATACAAATAGCAGAACAATTAATTGAGGATATGGTTACTGATAAAGGGAAAGTCGGTTGGAAATCAGAGGTGGTTCCTGAAGTATTGGCAGGTTTTGCACATGGAAACAGTGGCTTTATAGAAATGTTTTCAAGATTATATGAGGTATATCCACAGGCGAAATATTTGAGAGTACTTTCTAGGTTAGTAGAATATGAAAATTCTTTATACTCAGAAAAGAATAATAATTGGACAGATTTAAGAAAATTTCCAGAGGAAGATCAGAATAGAGATCAGCCAATAGCGTGGTGTCATGGAGCAGCGGGTATCCTGCTATCCAGATTAACCTTATACAATGCCATAAAAAATTCAGGGGAAACTGCATTGTTTCAGCAAGTTATTAAAGACATAAGCCTTGCTAAAAATAAATTAATTGAAGATGGGTTACATGCAGGTTTTTGCCTATGCCATGGAAACATGGGAAATTTGTTGATTTTAAAAAGATATGCAGAAATTTTTGATGATAAGCAGGTAAGAAGTATTTGTGATTCTCGATTTGAACAGATTCTGGAATTTCTTAATGATCAAAATGTATTACCAACAGAATTATACAATCCAGGTTTTATGACTGGTTTGTCAGGAATTGCATATGCTTTATTAAAATATACGATGCCAGAATTGCCATTGATTATAGGAGTTGAGGGAATAGATGATAGAAATAAAGATTAG
- a CDS encoding IS3 family transposase: protein MTEAIYLEVSEKTEAAQKAGRRFSVSGMLKFLGVSRSGYRAWLHRVPSDTEKRRESVKAKIQDIYDDSKQNYGAPKITVELRKTGEVISERTVGTYMRQMGIRAQWSKPWTITTKDSDFSTELQNILAEQFNPDRPNAVWCSDITYIWTIDGFVYLTSIMDLFSRKIIAWTLSKTLEVSCVIDTINKAKARRNIDQPLIIHSDRGSQYVATEYKKVTENMQRSYSKKAFPWDNACIESFHSIIKREWLNRFKIHDYKQAYRLIFEYLEAFYNTKRIHSHCNYMSPNEFERLYERTHTEAELLAG from the coding sequence ATGACGGAAGCCATTTATCTCGAAGTGTCTGAGAAGACGGAAGCTGCCCAAAAGGCTGGACGCCGGTTTTCCGTCTCCGGAATGTTGAAATTTTTAGGTGTCTCACGTTCAGGATATCGTGCATGGCTCCACCGCGTGCCTTCTGATACAGAAAAACGCCGTGAATCTGTAAAAGCAAAAATACAGGATATATATGATGATTCCAAGCAGAACTACGGTGCTCCGAAAATCACTGTAGAATTGCGGAAAACCGGTGAAGTCATTTCGGAAAGAACTGTTGGTACATACATGCGTCAAATGGGAATCCGTGCCCAGTGGAGCAAGCCATGGACAATTACCACAAAAGATTCTGATTTCAGCACTGAATTACAAAATATCCTCGCTGAGCAGTTTAATCCTGACCGCCCGAATGCCGTCTGGTGTTCGGATATCACCTACATCTGGACAATAGACGGATTTGTCTATCTGACCAGTATTATGGATTTATTTTCCAGAAAAATCATAGCATGGACACTTTCAAAAACACTGGAAGTATCCTGCGTGATTGATACGATAAACAAAGCCAAAGCTCGCCGAAATATCGACCAGCCATTGATCATTCACTCTGATCGTGGCAGTCAGTACGTTGCGACGGAATATAAAAAAGTAACAGAAAATATGCAGCGTAGTTACTCAAAGAAAGCATTTCCGTGGGATAATGCCTGCATTGAATCCTTCCATTCGATTATCAAACGTGAATGGCTCAACCGCTTTAAAATTCACGATTACAAGCAGGCATACCGCTTGATTTTCGAATATCTGGAAGCTTTCTACAATACGAAACGAATTCATAGCCATTGTAACTATATGTCACCAAATGAATTCGAACGATTGTATGAAAGAACACACACTGAGGCTGAGCTTCTGGCGGGTTAA
- a CDS encoding transposase — MAMQHDKQFKLDAIRYYQDHKDLGVRGCAENLGIGYSTLTKWLKDFRESGDIPVRGSGNYASDEQKEIARLRRELRDAQDALDVLKKAINILGK; from the coding sequence ATGGCAATGCAACATGACAAACAATTTAAACTTGATGCAATCCGGTATTATCAAGATCATAAAGATCTCGGTGTACGTGGATGTGCAGAAAATCTTGGCATCGGATACAGCACACTAACAAAGTGGCTGAAAGACTTCCGTGAATCCGGTGATATTCCTGTTCGGGGTTCTGGTAATTACGCATCCGATGAACAGAAGGAAATCGCCCGTCTCAGACGTGAATTACGTGATGCCCAAGATGCACTTGATGTGTTAAAAAAAGCAATCAACATTCTGGGAAAATGA
- the lanM gene encoding type 2 lanthipeptide synthetase LanM — protein sequence MKKSSYLSERVYNVNPSEINMESLEYWKKILKEEGLQYVKKNHLEYFFGFLNNCSFSSHEKCQHQNFVEMSSKRETCRHECDEMIFGAFYDPFVQVANKQLRETVTQKRYIKESILVDFQKSLFNLLNNLCIRTLIYEMYICGQEGLLEGNEFEQYQYYIDHFLKDKQYLNDFFSLYPVLERRINEIIQNTIDIYKEVIERIDTDANEIMREFNIVESAFIVEHLSTDFSDSHKNGRRVFCVEFVSGEKILYKPRCLQNEIKLQEITNYFYKICNLGSYEYCILDKGKYGWCEIVTQKDCESTEELSRYYQRIGVILFINYLLEGGDIHFENLIACNEYPVIIDAETFIGNIEGDNGKSATEKVSNLLRKSVLYSGILDARI from the coding sequence ATGAAAAAATCTAGTTATTTATCTGAACGTGTATATAATGTTAACCCGTCTGAAATAAATATGGAATCTTTGGAGTATTGGAAAAAAATACTGAAGGAGGAAGGTTTACAGTATGTAAAGAAAAACCACCTTGAGTATTTTTTTGGTTTTCTAAACAATTGTTCCTTTAGCAGTCATGAGAAGTGTCAGCACCAGAATTTTGTGGAAATGTCCTCAAAAAGAGAGACGTGTAGGCATGAGTGTGATGAAATGATTTTTGGAGCGTTTTATGATCCTTTTGTGCAAGTAGCTAATAAACAGCTTAGGGAAACGGTAACTCAAAAAAGATATATTAAAGAATCAATTTTAGTTGATTTTCAAAAATCCTTATTTAATTTACTTAATAATCTCTGTATAAGAACTTTGATTTATGAAATGTATATATGTGGTCAAGAAGGATTGTTAGAGGGAAATGAATTTGAACAATACCAGTATTACATTGACCATTTTCTAAAAGATAAACAATATTTGAATGATTTTTTTTCACTTTACCCAGTATTGGAAAGAAGGATAAATGAAATCATACAAAATACAATAGATATTTACAAAGAAGTAATAGAACGAATTGATACAGACGCAAATGAAATAATGAGAGAATTTAATATTGTTGAAAGCGCTTTTATTGTAGAGCATCTATCGACAGATTTTTCTGATTCTCATAAAAACGGCAGAAGAGTATTTTGTGTGGAATTTGTATCGGGAGAAAAGATTTTGTATAAACCACGATGTTTGCAAAACGAGATTAAGCTACAAGAAATAACCAATTATTTCTATAAAATATGTAATTTGGGAAGTTATGAGTACTGTATTCTTGATAAAGGAAAATATGGCTGGTGTGAGATTGTAACACAAAAAGATTGTGAGTCCACAGAAGAACTTTCAAGATATTATCAAAGAATAGGAGTTATCTTGTTTATAAACTATCTTTTAGAAGGGGGAGATATTCATTTTGAAAATCTCATTGCATGTAATGAATATCCGGTAATTATTGACGCAGAGACATTTATAGGAAATATAGAAGGTGATAATGGAAAAAGTGCAACAGAGAAAGTCTCTAATCTTTTAAGAAAATCGGTGTTATATTCTGGAATACTTGATGCTAGAATATAA
- a CDS encoding plantaricin C family lantibiotic, whose amino-acid sequence MRKFDRTNMKYNNPAGNLLTELEAADLTSNKVDSLGSSGVVCTISVECGSIFTLACC is encoded by the coding sequence ATGAGAAAATTTGACAGAACAAATATGAAATATAACAATCCGGCTGGAAATCTTTTGACAGAATTAGAAGCAGCAGATTTGACAAGTAACAAAGTTGACAGTTTAGGTTCATCAGGTGTGGTTTGCACAATTTCTGTTGAATGCGGAAGTATTTTTACACTCGCTTGTTGCTAA
- a CDS encoding DUF5697 family protein: MKTRNEIYQGEGAQLLRFITTYHTLQYEQVLRLFPKNRDSIKSLITSLVKQKRIVHDKENGILCDSQESANTPDYGMIASFWVLLDFKKAIVYHTDGEFPIKLNFFSKDEWYEVLYVPQEQEYLINHVMESQPKNDAKRLVVLEKEEQAAKLHIKGVIAFCLVDSTTGSVSYYAKK; encoded by the coding sequence ATGAAAACAAGAAATGAAATCTATCAAGGGGAAGGGGCTCAACTGCTCCGGTTCATCACAACTTACCACACACTGCAGTATGAACAGGTTTTGAGGCTCTTTCCCAAAAACAGAGATTCTATCAAATCTCTGATTACCAGTCTGGTAAAACAAAAACGAATTGTCCATGATAAAGAAAATGGTATTCTCTGCGACAGTCAAGAGTCTGCAAACACCCCTGATTATGGCATGATTGCCTCTTTCTGGGTGCTTTTGGACTTCAAAAAAGCCATTGTATACCATACTGACGGTGAATTTCCGATAAAACTGAACTTTTTCTCTAAAGATGAGTGGTATGAAGTCCTCTATGTTCCCCAGGAACAGGAATATCTTATCAACCATGTTATGGAAAGCCAGCCAAAGAACGATGCGAAACGTCTGGTTGTATTGGAAAAAGAAGAACAGGCTGCAAAACTTCACATTAAAGGTGTAATTGCCTTCTGCCTTGTGGATTCTACTACCGGATCTGTCAGCTATTATGCAAAGAAATGA
- a CDS encoding DUF6100 family protein, which yields MNTKTVFNRLQSIDDEVQKLHNTIFALKTTDIQAYADKYEELSISAALRSERIACQLRNLVYTTTDTRKADYLKQAAAVQGIKIFFSNSVLSITMPGLLPKRKLRTNTAFLHEPLNLALQTYVTEHYIPLYKRCVVCFSQIYDQNLSLQRIRDYDNLEFKQILDTIASYVLVDDTGLFCDSYHTTELGNYDHTVIFVMEPEIFPGWLKNRKSSIKTISEIS from the coding sequence ATGAACACCAAAACTGTTTTTAACCGTTTACAGAGCATTGATGATGAAGTCCAGAAACTTCACAACACTATTTTTGCATTGAAAACAACAGATATTCAAGCGTATGCAGATAAATACGAAGAGCTGAGTATCAGTGCTGCCCTACGCTCTGAAAGGATCGCCTGTCAGCTCAGAAATCTGGTATATACCACAACTGATACTAGAAAGGCAGACTATCTGAAACAAGCCGCTGCTGTGCAGGGAATCAAAATTTTTTTTTCAAATAGTGTTCTTTCCATTACCATGCCAGGGCTACTGCCCAAACGTAAATTGCGAACCAACACCGCTTTTCTACATGAGCCATTAAACCTTGCCTTGCAGACTTATGTAACCGAACACTACATTCCATTATATAAGAGATGTGTTGTCTGTTTCAGTCAAATTTATGACCAGAACCTTTCTTTACAGCGAATACGTGATTACGATAATTTGGAGTTTAAACAGATTTTAGATACTATCGCTTCCTATGTTCTGGTTGATGATACGGGACTCTTTTGCGACTCCTATCACACTACAGAACTGGGGAATTACGATCACACCGTTATCTTTGTAATGGAACCGGAAATCTTTCCTGGCTGGCTGAAAAATAGAAAATCGTCTATCAAAACCATATCGGAAATTTCCTGA
- a CDS encoding VirD4-like conjugal transfer protein, CD1115 family — protein MNRKWWKFLFLLPISVCTLYAGGYAAQFIKNYQEWTSAGNFAGNGTYPQAASLHPLVCFHTALTDFPYNLYGIFLCLVLFGLLTFLLMRMGYDRNGEISDHDRNLNYSTKGTYGTSGFMTPDEMMKVLELTGDVKKNKGTILGKLNGKAVCLPYKTRMNKNIAVYGASGSMKSRAFARNMIFQCVARGQEGNNASGESLIITDPKSELYESMSAYLENEGYVVKAFNLVNPENSDSWNCLGEINGQETMAQVFADVIIQNTGSGKGDHFWDNAEMNLLKALVLYVDQGFPPEARNIGQVYKLLTMSSEKELNSLFDLLPVSHPAKVPYCIYKQASDTVRSGVIIGLGARLQVFQNKLIRQITSYDEIDLTLPGKQKCAYFCITSDQDSTFDFLSSLFMTFIFIKLVRYADKYGEEGKLPVAVHILADELANTGAILELNKKISVIRSRNLSISCIFQNLPQMQNRYPYNQWQEIIGNCDTQLFLGCTDEVTATFISNRSGDVTVGVSSEAKQLNSWRVSDYTPEYRQTKSIGKRKLLTPDEILRLPLDTALVILRGQKVLKVEKYDYTLHPDAKKLTPRKASEHIPEWRKNGSLEETDYRPQPSFGSAKRKRRSSSASIAKQKPHFTSEPVYQEPTPDDFMEDLLQENFIEDSPDSGMVPLDKDSIMS, from the coding sequence ATGAACCGTAAATGGTGGAAGTTCCTGTTTTTGCTTCCCATAAGCGTCTGCACTCTGTATGCCGGAGGATACGCAGCACAATTTATTAAAAACTATCAGGAATGGACTTCTGCTGGAAACTTTGCCGGCAACGGAACCTATCCGCAAGCAGCTTCTTTACACCCATTGGTCTGCTTTCATACTGCCCTTACCGATTTCCCATACAATTTGTATGGGATTTTTCTTTGCCTGGTTCTCTTTGGGCTTCTTACTTTTTTACTTATGCGTATGGGATATGACAGAAACGGGGAGATTAGTGACCATGACCGGAACTTAAATTACTCTACAAAAGGAACCTACGGTACATCCGGATTCATGACTCCAGATGAAATGATGAAAGTTTTGGAACTGACCGGAGATGTAAAGAAAAATAAAGGAACCATTTTAGGAAAATTAAATGGCAAAGCTGTATGTCTTCCATATAAGACACGAATGAATAAAAATATTGCCGTTTATGGTGCCAGTGGTTCCATGAAATCCAGGGCATTTGCCAGGAATATGATTTTCCAGTGTGTCGCCAGAGGACAGGAAGGCAACAACGCTTCCGGGGAAAGTTTAATCATTACCGATCCCAAAAGCGAACTCTATGAAAGCATGTCTGCTTATCTGGAAAACGAGGGCTATGTAGTAAAAGCATTTAATCTGGTCAATCCGGAAAACTCCGATAGTTGGAATTGTCTGGGTGAAATCAATGGACAGGAAACGATGGCTCAAGTATTTGCAGATGTCATTATCCAGAATACAGGTTCCGGAAAAGGAGATCATTTCTGGGATAATGCGGAGATGAACCTGCTAAAAGCCCTGGTTCTCTATGTGGATCAGGGCTTTCCGCCGGAAGCCAGAAATATTGGACAGGTTTATAAGCTGCTGACTATGAGTTCCGAAAAGGAGCTGAACAGTCTTTTTGATCTGCTCCCAGTGTCCCATCCAGCAAAAGTTCCTTACTGCATCTACAAACAAGCCAGTGATACCGTGCGAAGCGGAGTTATTATCGGATTGGGTGCCAGACTTCAGGTATTTCAGAATAAACTCATTCGGCAGATTACCTCTTATGATGAGATTGATCTGACACTTCCAGGGAAACAGAAATGTGCTTACTTTTGCATTACCTCAGACCAGGACAGCACCTTCGATTTTTTATCTTCCCTGTTTATGACCTTCATCTTCATCAAACTGGTCCGTTATGCAGATAAATATGGAGAAGAAGGAAAACTTCCTGTTGCTGTACATATACTGGCTGATGAGCTTGCTAACACCGGAGCTATCCTGGAATTGAATAAGAAGATCAGTGTAATCCGAAGCCGGAATCTCAGCATTTCCTGCATCTTTCAGAATTTACCCCAGATGCAGAACCGCTATCCTTATAACCAATGGCAGGAAATTATCGGCAACTGTGACACCCAGCTCTTTTTGGGCTGCACAGATGAAGTTACTGCTACCTTTATCAGTAACCGCAGCGGCGATGTAACCGTAGGGGTAAGCAGCGAAGCCAAGCAGCTCAATAGCTGGCGGGTATCCGACTATACACCAGAATACCGGCAGACAAAATCTATCGGCAAGCGGAAACTCTTAACACCAGATGAAATCTTGCGGCTCCCGCTTGATACTGCTTTGGTTATCCTACGTGGGCAAAAAGTCCTAAAAGTAGAAAAGTACGATTATACCCTGCATCCAGATGCCAAAAAGTTGACACCAAGAAAAGCATCGGAACACATACCTGAATGGCGCAAAAATGGGTCCTTGGAAGAAACAGATTATCGACCACAGCCCTCATTCGGATCAGCCAAAAGGAAACGTCGTTCATCTTCTGCGTCAATAGCAAAACAGAAACCACATTTTACATCCGAACCCGTTTATCAGGAACCTACTCCCGATGATTTTATGGAGGATTTACTTCAGGAAAATTTTATAGAAGATTCCCCCGACTCTGGCATGGTTCCTTTAGATAAAGATTCCATCATGTCATAA